From the genome of Candidatus Hydrogenedentota bacterium:
CCAAGTTGCGCACCGCATTCTGGGCAGACACGAGAGTCATCAACGATTTGCTTGCCACACTTCGAGCAGTACATTAACGCACTGGTTGCGTCCTCTTTGCTTGGTGCCGGGGTGGTGATGCTCGTGGCGCTTGCCTTCGGGCGTGGCGGAGGTGCCCCCCCATCGGTGGGCTCGGGTTTTGGTTGCACAGGTTTGGGAATCGATTTGGCAGCGTTGGCTGTACTCTTTTTCTGCCCGCCCTTCGTGGGGATCATCGCCCCCAATACTGTTGCGTACTCGGACCGTTCCCACCAGACGGTCTTGCAACGGCACTGCTCGGTCACGGCCTCCTTGAATCCCCTCAAGCGCGCGCTGCCGCCCACCAGGAGAACAGTCGGAGTCTCGATCTTCACTCGTTCCCGGACCTTGTCCAGATAGGAACAGAGATTCTGGCAAGCCTGAGTGATGAAGCGACTCGCAACAATATCCGCGATGACCTCGCCAGGAATCTCGACCGGCACATTCCCGACGCGCACCCTTCCTCCGTCTCCGGTGCGGGAATGCCTTTCCTTCAGTGCGCGGACTTGATCTCGGATTAAGCAACGCCGAGTCTCAAGTTCGTTGCGGATCGAGGTGTCCGTGATGGCGTCATCGACCAGCGCGTAGATGGCTTCGTCTACGTCGAAACCCCCGACGCGGTTGTCGCCGCCCGGGGGTAGTTCGGGGAGCAGTTCGAATCGTCCCCCTTCCGAACGGTGCAGGCATGCCCAGTCCAGTGTCCCGCCGCCACAATCCAAGACAACGACGAAATCCTCCGTGCCGCCGAGTTCTGCGAGCCACGCTTGGGCTGCAGCCACGGGTTCGTCAACGAAGCGTATCCGCTCTTCATAGAATCCGGCATTGTGGGCCGCCTTTGCGAGGACTTCCCTGTCTGGCGGTCCGTACTGCGCGGGCACGGTAAGGAAGATACCTGTTGGCGCAGTTTCGCGGAAGCAAGCAACCTCGCTGGTCCGATTCCGAAGACCACAGAAGAGAATCGAAAGCAGTTCGGTCGGTGTTGCCTTCACGCGGTTGCCGGCACGAACCCACTGCTCGCGCAATTCGCGTTTCAGGGGTTTGGGCAGGAATGCCAGAGGGTCTGAATCAAGGTGCTCGACTGCATCGTCTCCGAACAGTCTGCGGCCGTCTTCACCAAGGAAGAACAAGGAGGGAATATAGGGCCGTTCATCCCGGCCAAGGCGCATGAGTTCAAGACTGTTGCGTGTAGTGTCGTGGTAGGCAACCTTCGTGCGCATGGTGCCAAAATCAAGGGCGATTGTGTCGTTCATGCCTGTCAGTTCTCCAAATGGTTAAGAACAAGGTCCAGAACGTCGCAGGCATGGGCACACACGCTTTCCCTGTCGCCGTAGCCGCGTTGTTTCTGGAGGGACCAAAACGAAAACCGCTCCCGTGCGTTCACAAGCGCCGCGTCGGAGTCATCCGGTTTTCCAACTAAACCAAGGCGCGACCACAGGTCGGGGCCTGACTGGCCGAAGAGGCGGTCAAGTTCCGCCGCTTGATCTCGTGGGAATGTGTCTCTCAACTCTTCGAGGAGTTTTAGGGACTCTATGTCTGCGTCGAAAAGGTCAAAGTTCTTGGTGACACGGTACTTCAGAGCGTCCACTTCGCGCTGAATGTCCGTCATTGCCGCCATATCCCGTTCCACGACCGCTAGGGAATCAGTCACGTACTTCACGGCTTTCCGAAGCTCGGGGTCGGCTTCGGAAAGCGCGGCAATTGCTGAACGCGCTTCACGGCCTTGCGTCATGATGGCGGACTGCAAGTCCAGTTCCTGCCGAAGTGTCTGCAAGGCAATCGCACAGGGCTCCCAGGCTTTGCGGAGGATGGTGCTGGCCTTGATCAATCGCGCCCTTGAGAAGAAGTTCTGTTGAAGCAAGTCGCGGAGGGCCGGTATGCCGCTGGCTTCAAGCAAGCACTTTCGCAATGTGTCCCCGTCCGCAATGCCTCGTCGCCTTGCGAGTGAAATGCAGAGCGGCAGAATCTTCCAACTGATGGCCGACAACAACGCTTGGCGACCTTTCTGATCCACCGGAGCCGATGGGCATTCATCGCCGAAGTCCTGCTCCGACAAGAGGAGCGAGTCGAGCGCAGGAGTGCTCGCACTCGTTGCGAGATCTGCAACGCTCTGCCAGACGGTGACGGGCACTTCTGCGGCATGCCGGGCGAGGAGCCCGCTGGTGGGAACGACGGCGGCAACCTTTCCCTCCAGTTGGGTCTTGAGCATCTGGCATTTCTTTTGAACCTCTTCGAGGGGGTCGGGTTGAAGGTGCTCCCATTTCTGCACAACCGCGATGCTGTTATATGCAGATGCGCCTGGAAGTCGTGTCCGTTCTCCGAACAGTTGAAGCAAGTCTCTGTCGCTCTCTCTGCCAACGGGGTTGACAGCGTAGATAACGGCGTCGGCGCTCCCGCCATAGCGGAGGGTGTCTGCTTCAAGTTTGTCGGCCAGAAAACCCTGGGTTGCATCCTCATGTGTCTGAATGACGCTCCGCGTGCCAGGCGTGTCAACGACATTGGCCATGCGGAGGAAATCGGTGTCGGCAAAGAAGTCCAGACAGCAGGTCCTCGTGGCGTTTGCCTCCGTGCCGATCCAGTCCCCGACCCGGTCGAGTGGCACGTCGGCAGTGCTGCCATCCATCCAGTGGACTCTGAACCCTTTACACTGACTGCCCTGTCCGTACCGAAACCAGTTGATTGTTGCCGTCGTCTCCGTGACCCCGGTTGGGGCCAGATCCTTCCCTATCAGGGCATTCAGGAGCGTGGACTTACCGACGCGCATTTGCCCGACGATAGCAACCGTGAAGCGCATATCCAGCGACTCGATCAGTCGAAGTCGCTGGAGCGCGAAGGCAATATGAGCGGTTGACCGATGCCGGAGCAGATATTCAGGCATCGCTGTGGAGAATCGCTTTACGACCTCCTCAAACTGCTCATAGGAAAAGGCTATCTCAGATTGCTGCGGCATCGCGTCCCTCAGGCTTTCTCCGGCTCAGATGTCGCAAGGCGCGCAAGCATGCGGAGCACGCCGTCGGTCCGATCCAAGGCTTGCTTCAGAACCTCAGCCTTCACCTTCGACTCCTCTCGCGAGCGCTGGCGCTGATCCGCGATGGACTGCACTTTGTCGGCAATTTCCTTCTCGACTTCACCGGTTGCTCTCTGCAACGCATTGCGCACACCCTTCTCATAGTCGGCGGCAATGCTCTCAAACTGCCGCATGGCTTGCCCTTGGGCTTTCCGCACCGTATCCGACAAAACACTCTGAAGTTTCGCCACGGCCTCTTCTTGGCGACGGCCCTTCAGACTGTCACTGGCTTTCCACCCCCCAACGGCCATGCCGATCAAGGGAGCTATCCCAGCAGCGGCAGCCAGAGGAGGAAAGACCATTCCGATCAGTCCTACTCCTATGTTTGCCATCATTGCGCCTGCCATGCCGCCATAGAGTGTGTTACGCGCCTCCTCAAAACCGCTGAACTTCATATTGAGGGTGTCAACGTGACCCCGCGCAATCCCAGATATTGGGGTTTGTATCTGCACCGGCAGGCTTCTCCCGATTGCGGCAGAGAAGTCATTAACAGCCGTATGCATCTGGTCGTTGTACTGGCCTTGGACATCGAGCACGATCTGGGAGCATCGGTCCACACATGCCGCAAGAACAGCATCCGCCTTTTCGTTGGCCTGTCGAGGATCGAAGTTTGTGCCTCGAATCTGCCCGATGATCTCCGCAACCAGCGGGCTGTAGGGCGAGGGGTCGAGTTGTTCCTGCAGTGACTCCCGGGTCTTTCGCTTAATCTCGGCTGCCTTGTCCTGAAAAGCGGAGACCGCACCTTGGAATTCCGTCGTTTTCCATTGATCATACTTAGCCTTGGTCTCAACAAAGGAGCGCTCCAGAGCGTCAAGCCCCTCCTTGGTCTCAGTCGCGACGATGTGTAAAGAATCGCTCAGCTTGCGATGTATTCCCGTGGCTTCAACTGAGAGCGTCGAAAGCAGGCGACGCCCCATTTGGTCTTCCTTCTTTGCCATGAGCTTGTTATATAGGAAGCAAAGCAGTGTCGAATAGCCGCTTCGTTCCAGATGTTTCGCCGAGTGGTTCGCGTCGGCCGCGAACTTGAGTTTCGCGCTGACTGGGAAATAGATAATCTTCTCTGCGGGGACGCCCAGTTTCTCAGATAGAACGGTGAGATTGCGTTCGCTCCACTTCTTCCACTGGGTCTCCTCAACAAGATCTATCTTTGTCTGCACGAAGAAAATAAGTGGATTACGCTCGCGGAGCTTGAGAAGCATCTCCACCTCCGCCTGACTGATAACAGCTTCGACGGAGTCCAGGACAAAGAAGATGGCATCGGCGTTGGGCACATAGCGCCACGTTATGTCGCGATGCTTCTGGAACAGCCCGCCGAGTCCGGGGGTGTCGATGATCGCAACCCCATCCTTCAGAAGGGGATGTGGTAACTGGATGCCAATGAAATCAACCTTCTTGCAGTTGTTGGGGTTGCCGGTCTCGGTGCCATACTCGGCCAGTTGATCCGGCGAGATCTCGATAGGAGGGGGAACTGCATCTGGTCCATCGCCCTCATTTGAAAAACGAAACACCTTTGTTTTCTTTGGCTCGCCATATATCAACTTGTAAACGGTGGATGTTGCCACGTCGCTTGCTGTCGGCAAAAGATCCTTCTCCCCCAGCAACGCATTGATGAAAGAAGACTTTCCTTTCTTGACTTCGCCAACAACAACAATTCTGAAAAGGCCAAGCCGGTATTGGGCGAGTTGTGTCTGGACGTGTTCAAATGCATTGACGTCCTTAACGTCTGCCGCAAGCTCGATAAACTTGCCCGCTACGTCTAGCACTTGTTGTTTCTTTATGAGGTTGGGCATTGTACACCCCTTTAGATGACGCGGAATAGCGTGTCAGTTGACGACTCGTTTAGCGATGCCATTGGGTTCTTTGGCAGATTGGCAACAAAGGAGCGAACGGCGGCGTCCGTAAAAATGGCTGGAACCTCGAAAGGAGATATCTGTGTCGAATCGTCCATTCGGTCCTGCAGGTGGTCGCTAAAATCGGCGTAGAACCTGCCGAAATAACTGGATAGTCCCGAAAAGGCCCCTTCAGATTGATCAAAGCCCTGCTGTGATGCGAGGGCCATGTCAGATGGTGCGTCGTCTGTGGCCACGTAGAAGAACCCAGAATCCTGCCACGCGTCTTTGAACATGGCAAGGTCGTATGCTTTTCCGGCTCCTGAAGTATCGCCGGAGTCATTCACAATGACCTTGGGGTTTGCGGGATCGCTCATGTCCACACCGGTGACCCATATGGCATGATCGGCCGATTGGTTAAAGAAGTCCTCCAGTGGAAAATCGTTTCTCCAAACCTCGCCCGAATCGACCCCGACGATCACCTTGCGGCCCTGAGCCAGCTCTGCCATAAGCTCCTCAATAGTCGCCCCTGTCCTGGCATGACACGGAATGCCATAGAGTTCGAGAAGGTTGCCGACATCGTGAGGCGACATTCCGCCGTCTGTAAGCCATCCATTAACGGTGGCGGCATATACCAGCTGAGCCTCTGACACGGACTGACCAGTGAAGGCTTCAATTATGCCCCGCTGCGCTTGAATGGCGCAGGTGAATTCCGTGGTCTGTGGCTGCCAGTACTGCGCGTCGTGTTCGGGCGTTCCCACTAAAGCGTCTGCATTGAAGTCGTCGGATCGGGCGCTCCACGGGAGGCGGATGTCATCAAGACTAAAGGACAGATCGTCCAGAATGCTTCCCATGTCGTCCTGTGGGCTGCCAGACGCACCGAATTTGTGAATATCGAAGCCTCCAGGAGTTACGTTACTTTTGAGTATGTTGAACAGGAGTTTGCCTTCGTCATAGACGTTCCATCCTGTCCCGGGGTGGTTGATGTCTGGAACCATAGTCGCCCCTAAAGTTTCGTCGGTACCGGCAACATCAAGCGTCGGCTGGGCACCAATTTCGTCACAGTCCGGCATGGCATAGGCTTCGTCATTCATCGCAAACCTCCCTTTGTCAGCCTCTACGTTCCCGCAGACGCGAATCTGACAGGAACGCAAAAAAAAATGAGGGACGCGGACATTCAACCCCGCACCCCTCCCGTAGGCCCGGCAAGGCCAGTAAGACAGACGCAAAGCGGAAGCCGCGCCCCTCAAAGGGGTCGCGACCTCGCTGAAAGCATCCGTCTTACTCTTGACAACTTGCCGGTTTACGGGAGAGACGGCTTTCTGCGAGAAGCAGAAAACAAGATTATGTCAGCGCTCTAAACTGTCGTAACAGTTCCTCCTATGGGGCGCACACGCGCCCCGCAGTCATGAACGAGAATATACGCTCTTCCGCGAAAAATGGGAAGCCCGTTTTTCGCTATTTTCCACTGACTTAACCCACGGCAGAATCTGCCTAAAACGAAAGGAACAAGACCATGGCACAGACACAGATGCTGGATCTTTTGACGAGAGAGGGCGTATTGCTCAGCGTGAGCGTGCGATACTGGCGGGCGGCGAAGAAGCTCCAGGCCCAGGACCTCGGCTTAGACCCCGACGACGTCACGGACCGGCTCATTTCACTGGGCCACAAGCGGCTCATGCCTAAGGACGCGCTTGCGGGTTTCGCATTGATCGAATCCCGCGCCCACGCCCTCGTGGACTCGGCCACGTTCCCGTTCATGAACGGGCTCGCACGGTTCCTGCCCAACCGCAAATTGGGCGAGGTCACAAGGCGTCTGGGCGAGCTCGAAGCCGAGTTCCGTGAGGCCCGGACAACGTTCGCTAATAAGTACGCGGGGCTGCGTGAGGAGGCGCTTCGGGAATGGCGTGAGCAGGCCCGCCGGCTCAGCAGCGACCCCGACAAGGTCGTGGCGTCGGTCTCGGCGGCTTTCCCTGCCCCGGACCGGCTGGACCGGCACTTCGGCTTCAGCACGAGCCTGTTCCAGATCCGCGTGCCGGAGGCGCTGGACGCGGAGCTTGTGCAGGCCGGCGACAGGCAGGAACTGATGCGGGCGCGGGATCTGGCGGCGCAGGAGGCCCGCAGAAGGATCGGAGAAGGCGTCGAGAGCTTCGTCGGCGACTGCGTCACGAGCCTCAGGCAGCAGACGGCGACCCTGTGCGAGGAGATGCTTGAGGCGTTCAGGACCGGCAAGACCGGCGTGCACCAGCGCACGCTGAACCGGCTCACGGAATTCATCGACAACTTCCGGGCCTTGAACTTCGCCAGCGACGCCGAGCTCGACAGCAGGCTCACCGAGGTCAGGCAGCGCTTCCTCAACACCACCGCCGAGACCTACCGCGACGACGCCGGTGCCCGCACGCGCATGACCGAGGGCATCAGGAATCTGGCGAATGCGGCCAGGGAGCTGGCCCAAGCCGACACAAGCGCCGTGGTTGAGGGCTTCGGCCGGATGGGCACCAGAAGGTTCACGCTGGCCGCGTGACAGTGACAGAAATCTCTAGGCCCGGCAAGGCCCGCCCCGCGCCTGCAAAGGAAGACCTCTTCCGATGCGGGCGCGGGGCTTCTTCATTTTGGAAGGGCATCTTATGCACGCAGGTTATCCGGCGAGTCCGGCGTGCTTGTCCCGGATCGTGTCCGCCAGCGCGTCAAGCGCCGCGAACGTGTCATCACGGGGCCGCCCTTTGCACATCAGCGCGCCCAGGACCTCGACCTTGAGGTTGGGCATCAGGGCGGAGATCTGCTCGACGGCCTTCGAGCCCCAGCCATAGGAGCCGATGACCGCCGCGTACTTGAGTTTGGGCCGGAGCGCGTTGGCCAGATGCGTGGC
Proteins encoded in this window:
- a CDS encoding Hsp70 family protein, encoding MNDTIALDFGTMRTKVAYHDTTRNSLELMRLGRDERPYIPSLFFLGEDGRRLFGDDAVEHLDSDPLAFLPKPLKRELREQWVRAGNRVKATPTELLSILFCGLRNRTSEVACFRETAPTGIFLTVPAQYGPPDREVLAKAAHNAGFYEERIRFVDEPVAAAQAWLAELGGTEDFVVVLDCGGGTLDWACLHRSEGGRFELLPELPPGGDNRVGGFDVDEAIYALVDDAITDTSIRNELETRRCLIRDQVRALKERHSRTGDGGRVRVGNVPVEIPGEVIADIVASRFITQACQNLCSYLDKVRERVKIETPTVLLVGGSARLRGFKEAVTEQCRCKTVWWERSEYATVLGAMIPTKGGQKKSTANAAKSIPKPVQPKPEPTDGGAPPPRPKASATSITTPAPSKEDATSALMYCSKCGKQIVDDSRVCPECGAQLG
- a CDS encoding dynamin family protein, translating into MPNLIKKQQVLDVAGKFIELAADVKDVNAFEHVQTQLAQYRLGLFRIVVVGEVKKGKSSFINALLGEKDLLPTASDVATSTVYKLIYGEPKKTKVFRFSNEGDGPDAVPPPIEISPDQLAEYGTETGNPNNCKKVDFIGIQLPHPLLKDGVAIIDTPGLGGLFQKHRDITWRYVPNADAIFFVLDSVEAVISQAEVEMLLKLRERNPLIFFVQTKIDLVEETQWKKWSERNLTVLSEKLGVPAEKIIYFPVSAKLKFAADANHSAKHLERSGYSTLLCFLYNKLMAKKEDQMGRRLLSTLSVEATGIHRKLSDSLHIVATETKEGLDALERSFVETKAKYDQWKTTEFQGAVSAFQDKAAEIKRKTRESLQEQLDPSPYSPLVAEIIGQIRGTNFDPRQANEKADAVLAACVDRCSQIVLDVQGQYNDQMHTAVNDFSAAIGRSLPVQIQTPISGIARGHVDTLNMKFSGFEEARNTLYGGMAGAMMANIGVGLIGMVFPPLAAAAGIAPLIGMAVGGWKASDSLKGRRQEEAVAKLQSVLSDTVRKAQGQAMRQFESIAADYEKGVRNALQRATGEVEKEIADKVQSIADQRQRSREESKVKAEVLKQALDRTDGVLRMLARLATSEPEKA
- a CDS encoding dynamin family protein — its product is MPQQSEIAFSYEQFEEVVKRFSTAMPEYLLRHRSTAHIAFALQRLRLIESLDMRFTVAIVGQMRVGKSTLLNALIGKDLAPTGVTETTATINWFRYGQGSQCKGFRVHWMDGSTADVPLDRVGDWIGTEANATRTCCLDFFADTDFLRMANVVDTPGTRSVIQTHEDATQGFLADKLEADTLRYGGSADAVIYAVNPVGRESDRDLLQLFGERTRLPGASAYNSIAVVQKWEHLQPDPLEEVQKKCQMLKTQLEGKVAAVVPTSGLLARHAAEVPVTVWQSVADLATSASTPALDSLLLSEQDFGDECPSAPVDQKGRQALLSAISWKILPLCISLARRRGIADGDTLRKCLLEASGIPALRDLLQQNFFSRARLIKASTILRKAWEPCAIALQTLRQELDLQSAIMTQGREARSAIAALSEADPELRKAVKYVTDSLAVVERDMAAMTDIQREVDALKYRVTKNFDLFDADIESLKLLEELRDTFPRDQAAELDRLFGQSGPDLWSRLGLVGKPDDSDAALVNARERFSFWSLQKQRGYGDRESVCAHACDVLDLVLNHLEN
- a CDS encoding DUF3150 domain-containing protein, which produces MAQTQMLDLLTREGVLLSVSVRYWRAAKKLQAQDLGLDPDDVTDRLISLGHKRLMPKDALAGFALIESRAHALVDSATFPFMNGLARFLPNRKLGEVTRRLGELEAEFREARTTFANKYAGLREEALREWREQARRLSSDPDKVVASVSAAFPAPDRLDRHFGFSTSLFQIRVPEALDAELVQAGDRQELMRARDLAAQEARRRIGEGVESFVGDCVTSLRQQTATLCEEMLEAFRTGKTGVHQRTLNRLTEFIDNFRALNFASDAELDSRLTEVRQRFLNTTAETYRDDAGARTRMTEGIRNLANAARELAQADTSAVVEGFGRMGTRRFTLAA